The Kineothrix sp. IPX-CK genomic interval CTCTCGTCTGATATTCTATTTTAAAATTACAGCATTTTCAGGATTTCAGCCTTGGATTTCGCTCCGATCGAGGTATTCACCGCATTGCCTCCCTTGAATACCATGAGCGTAGGAATGGTCATCACGCGGAAACGCGCGGCTAACTCCTGTTCCTCATCTACATTTACCTTGCATACCTTCACGTCGGTAAGCTCCTGCGCCAATTCCTCCACAATAGGAAGCACCATACGGCAGGGCCCGCACCATGGCGCCCAGAAGTCTACCAATACGGGTTTATCAGATCCTAATACCTCTACATCAAAATTATCTTTTGTTAAATTAATCTCTTTCATTTTATACCATGC includes:
- the trxA gene encoding thioredoxin, with the protein product MKEINLTKDNFDVEVLGSDKPVLVDFWAPWCGPCRMVLPIVEELAQELTDVKVCKVNVDEEQELAARFRVMTIPTLMVFKGGNAVNTSIGAKSKAEILKML